A single window of Anaerocolumna chitinilytica DNA harbors:
- a CDS encoding XkdQ/YqbQ family protein: MIVKWLKQSNSEEYDISDFVSTITWSGSVGQASRQLEITVIYSPIEKNIQEINISIGDRLKLLTDGGALLIDTMVYSRERKSEQGTVQYSSYDDLNRLLKSSGTYIFKNTTPEAIVRTVCNDLQVGIGRLVETKVPVKKMLVDSENIYNIIMKAYTKAYQSTGKKYMPLMIGRKLNVIEKGDIVTGFLLQDDYNITSSSYSESLDSMINKVRIYNDKGNQIGEVKTDEWINKYGIFQGAYTKEDGVNQTTAAKNMLTGINQEASIEALGNTACISGYGVQIRDSLTGLWGKFWIDTDTHTWQNGVYTMSLDLTFKNLMDIQEVEA; this comes from the coding sequence ATGATAGTGAAATGGTTAAAACAGAGCAATAGTGAAGAATATGATATAAGCGATTTTGTATCTACAATAACTTGGAGTGGGTCAGTAGGCCAGGCAAGTAGGCAATTAGAAATCACAGTCATATACAGTCCAATTGAAAAGAATATCCAAGAAATAAATATTTCCATAGGGGATAGGCTAAAGCTTTTAACGGATGGTGGAGCATTGCTCATTGACACAATGGTCTATTCCAGAGAAAGAAAGAGCGAACAGGGGACAGTCCAATATTCTTCCTATGATGACCTAAACAGGCTCTTAAAAAGCTCTGGTACATATATCTTTAAAAATACTACCCCGGAAGCAATCGTAAGGACTGTATGCAATGACCTGCAGGTAGGAATAGGAAGGCTAGTTGAAACCAAAGTACCGGTTAAAAAAATGCTTGTTGATAGTGAAAACATTTATAATATCATCATGAAGGCATATACCAAAGCTTACCAGAGCACCGGAAAGAAATATATGCCTTTAATGATAGGCAGAAAGCTAAATGTCATTGAAAAAGGTGATATAGTGACTGGTTTCTTACTGCAGGATGATTACAATATTACGTCAAGTTCTTATTCGGAATCCCTTGATAGCATGATTAATAAAGTCAGGATATACAACGATAAGGGAAACCAAATAGGAGAGGTTAAAACTGACGAATGGATAAATAAATACGGAATCTTCCAAGGAGCGTATACAAAAGAGGACGGAGTCAACCAGACAACGGCGGCCAAGAATATGCTCACTGGAATAAACCAGGAGGCAAGTATTGAAGCTCTGGGAAACACAGCCTGTATAAGCGGTTACGGCGTTCAGATCAGAGATTCTTTAACGGGACTATGGGGTAAGTTTTGGATTGATACAGATACACATACATGGCAGAACGGAGTATACACCATGTCACTTGACCTGACTTTCAAAAATCTAATGGATATACAGGAGGTGGAAGCTTGA
- a CDS encoding LysM peptidoglycan-binding domain-containing protein has translation MEIWLKQGKEKLRLPVLPSDFEITEAFKNTSVDITNYGEVNLIGKKALATTNISSFFPKQKYNFVAYKDFPTPKECVDLIKSWMDSPVRLIITGTTNMLVTIESFNYSRKDGTGDIYYSMELKQYRIPKLKTKKVSSIDKHTTQIIKPVSSRETKSVKTTTVTVKQGDTLASIAKRTTGSSSNAKAIANQNNLSYPSRLTAGQHIRVMIS, from the coding sequence ATGGAAATCTGGTTAAAACAAGGAAAAGAAAAATTACGTCTTCCGGTCCTTCCCTCTGATTTCGAAATTACAGAAGCATTTAAAAATACTTCCGTTGATATAACTAATTATGGAGAGGTTAACTTGATTGGAAAGAAAGCTCTTGCTACAACAAATATATCCTCCTTCTTTCCAAAGCAGAAATACAATTTTGTAGCATATAAAGACTTTCCGACTCCAAAGGAATGTGTAGACCTGATTAAATCATGGATGGATAGTCCGGTACGATTGATAATAACAGGCACAACCAATATGTTGGTAACCATTGAGAGTTTTAACTACTCTAGGAAGGACGGAACAGGCGATATTTATTATTCGATGGAGTTGAAGCAGTACAGGATACCTAAGTTGAAAACTAAAAAGGTAAGTTCTATTGATAAGCACACCACGCAGATCATTAAACCGGTGAGCAGCAGAGAGACGAAGAGTGTTAAGACCACTACTGTAACGGTAAAACAAGGTGACACCTTGGCAAGCATAGCAAAACGGACCACAGGCAGTTCATCCAATGCCAAAGCGATTGCAAATCAGAATAATTTGAGTTATCCAAGCCGCCTCACTGCAGGCCAACATATAAGGGTGATGATATCATGA
- a CDS encoding phage tail tape measure protein: protein MGNRVIDATLRFVDKFTAPMANTVNRIEKSSKSIQRAGKEIQKTGEHISKTGANMTAKITTPIVAAGVAAFEMASDLNENMNKVDVAFGKSAASVKKWSKSTLDNFGLSQNTALETASLYGDMATGMGINAKKAAEMSKKLTGLSADLSSFKNVSQGVSKDALKGIFTGEGESLKSLGVIMNDTTLQAYAVSHGFLKSTVSAVKMKEMSIKVALAQSDLAKKIKKYGVNSDEAKKSQLSLNKALENQAKSAKGSYANLSQAEKVQLRYKFVLDATKNSQGDFARTSSGAANQQRIFTEGVKELATNFGQKLYPAGTKIITTVNGLVKKFSSLSDKQQDSVLKFLGLAAAIGPGIFLFGKLTTGVGAATVKMGNFGVKVLSSARAFDKMKNVGAIGTGFSKFGNIGKAAFMAISSPAGIAVIAIAAIALAAFLIIKNWSKVKAFLGKLGNYIKSIFKACGGDTEKLGAAFKKVKNVISIAVKAIPPIINTILKVLKVVGRYMAVNFVNQMKIGLAIAVGIFAGVFHSFSGIMTGIQKIFTGIVTFIKGVFTGNWKQAWEGVKTIFGGVFQSFKSLATLPLNAVIGLLNGAIAGINKLDIKIPKWVPVLGGKNFSINVPKIPFLAKGTNNWQGGLAVTQDKGGEIMDLPKTTRVYPHDKSIAMARAEGKRRGTKSVILNKIADTIIVRNDSDIEAITDAVINKIIKVIDNGGGEVFA from the coding sequence ATGGGCAATAGGGTAATAGATGCAACTCTACGTTTTGTAGATAAATTTACAGCACCTATGGCCAACACCGTAAACCGGATTGAAAAAAGTTCAAAATCCATTCAAAGAGCCGGAAAAGAAATTCAAAAGACCGGGGAACATATATCCAAAACCGGCGCTAATATGACAGCCAAAATTACCACACCAATAGTAGCGGCTGGAGTGGCTGCTTTTGAAATGGCATCCGACTTAAACGAAAACATGAATAAAGTAGACGTTGCTTTCGGAAAAAGTGCAGCAAGCGTAAAAAAGTGGAGTAAATCAACACTTGATAACTTCGGATTAAGCCAGAATACAGCATTGGAAACAGCCTCTCTATATGGAGACATGGCTACCGGAATGGGCATTAATGCGAAGAAAGCGGCTGAAATGTCTAAGAAGCTTACAGGACTATCCGCCGACCTTTCATCCTTTAAAAACGTGTCACAGGGCGTCTCAAAGGATGCACTTAAAGGGATTTTTACAGGTGAGGGAGAAAGCCTTAAATCATTAGGGGTTATCATGAATGATACTACCTTACAAGCTTATGCTGTTTCTCATGGATTCTTAAAAAGCACCGTCTCAGCAGTCAAAATGAAAGAAATGAGTATTAAGGTTGCGCTTGCTCAAAGCGACTTAGCGAAGAAGATAAAAAAATACGGCGTAAACAGTGATGAAGCAAAGAAATCACAGTTAAGCCTTAATAAAGCTCTGGAGAATCAGGCAAAGAGTGCAAAAGGTTCCTATGCAAACTTATCCCAGGCTGAAAAGGTACAATTACGTTATAAATTTGTACTGGATGCAACGAAAAACAGTCAAGGTGATTTTGCCCGTACCAGCTCCGGAGCTGCCAACCAACAAAGAATTTTTACAGAAGGAGTGAAGGAATTGGCCACAAATTTCGGTCAAAAACTTTACCCGGCTGGTACAAAAATAATTACTACTGTCAATGGATTAGTAAAGAAATTTAGTAGCCTTTCAGATAAACAGCAGGACAGTGTATTAAAATTTCTTGGGCTTGCTGCAGCTATTGGACCAGGAATCTTTCTTTTTGGAAAATTAACAACAGGTGTCGGAGCTGCAACTGTAAAAATGGGTAACTTCGGGGTAAAAGTATTAAGCAGTGCCAGGGCTTTTGATAAAATGAAAAACGTGGGAGCAATTGGCACAGGATTCTCAAAGTTTGGAAATATTGGAAAAGCTGCTTTTATGGCCATATCAAGCCCTGCAGGTATTGCGGTTATAGCAATAGCAGCCATTGCCCTGGCGGCTTTTCTGATAATAAAAAACTGGTCAAAAGTGAAGGCATTCCTGGGCAAGCTAGGAAATTATATAAAATCTATTTTCAAGGCTTGCGGAGGAGATACGGAGAAACTAGGCGCTGCATTTAAAAAGGTTAAGAATGTTATTTCCATAGCTGTTAAAGCAATACCACCTATTATCAATACAATCTTAAAAGTATTAAAAGTAGTAGGCAGATATATGGCTGTTAACTTTGTTAACCAGATGAAAATTGGTCTAGCCATAGCAGTAGGCATATTTGCAGGAGTGTTTCATAGCTTTTCGGGAATCATGACCGGTATACAGAAAATTTTCACCGGGATAGTAACTTTTATCAAAGGAGTCTTTACAGGTAATTGGAAACAAGCCTGGGAAGGTGTTAAGACTATTTTCGGAGGAGTGTTCCAGAGTTTCAAATCCCTTGCTACACTTCCTTTAAATGCAGTAATTGGACTGCTAAACGGTGCCATTGCAGGTATTAATAAATTGGATATAAAGATTCCTAAGTGGGTGCCAGTCTTAGGAGGAAAGAATTTCAGTATTAATGTACCTAAGATACCTTTCTTAGCGAAAGGAACTAATAACTGGCAGGGAGGTCTTGCAGTAACACAAGATAAAGGCGGAGAGATCATGGACCTACCAAAGACTACAAGAGTTTATCCTCACGATAAATCTATTGCTATGGCCAGAGCAGAAGGTAAAAGAAGGGGAACAAAGAGTGTTATTCTTAATAAGATAGCAGATACCATAATAGTAAGGAATGATAGTGATATCGAAGCTATTACCGATGCAGTAATTAATAAAATTATAAAAGTAATCGATAACGGAGGAGGGGAGGTATTTGCTTAA
- a CDS encoding phage tail assembly chaperone, with translation MNLVDKLLAADAKKFHEKRTAKFEIKRISEILGEKFEVTLQEINTKDYQTMQLEILDRKGRPDFDKQYDINCKVLLKGVIDPDLKDERLQKHFGAADPLDMVKLLFKGDDMTNAVEAIAELSGFSLNEEDEEEQDEEIKN, from the coding sequence ATGAATTTAGTTGATAAATTACTGGCGGCAGACGCCAAAAAGTTTCATGAGAAAAGGACAGCAAAATTTGAGATTAAAAGAATATCAGAAATTCTTGGAGAAAAATTCGAAGTAACATTGCAGGAGATTAATACAAAGGACTATCAAACAATGCAGTTAGAAATATTAGACCGCAAAGGAAGGCCAGATTTTGATAAGCAGTACGACATTAACTGCAAAGTACTATTAAAAGGTGTCATTGACCCGGATTTAAAAGACGAACGCCTACAGAAACATTTTGGCGCTGCAGATCCTTTGGATATGGTGAAACTACTATTCAAAGGTGATGATATGACAAATGCAGTGGAGGCCATTGCAGAATTAAGCGGATTTTCTCTTAATGAAGAGGATGAAGAGGAACAGGACGAAGAAATAAAAAACTAA